Proteins from a genomic interval of Caulobacter sp. NIBR1757:
- a CDS encoding acetyl-CoA hydrolase/transferase C-terminal domain-containing protein: MTPQDLYASKRTTAAEAVAEIASGSRVAMGMALAEPPGLLTALAARAEAEDVDEVRLYYFHSTPHAAATVLRYDLLDRIRPHCFFLGPVERALLAQGEKDGRQTVWFVPGAFSQAPRLMCEPAPIDTFMTCVSPMDAHGFFSLGPSNDYGRSLVKSARRVVVEVNRHTPRVRGGMIHVSEVDAIVEQDTPLFENPTRDAAPQDAVIARLVAELVEDGACLQMGIGALPEAVCGALSGHRDLGIHTELFAPGLMKLMQCGAVTNARKATNTGRAIFTFALGDKPLYDFIDDNAAVESRPVDYVNDPAVIARNDRVVSVNATLQIDLSGACNSEHMAGRQYSAAGGQLDFVRGAYGSRGGKSIIACHSTAKDGAVSRIVSRLDGPVTTPRNDVQWVITEHGRRDLKGLSIQDRARAMIALADPKFRDGLSAEARAAGLI; this comes from the coding sequence ATGACCCCTCAAGACCTCTACGCCTCGAAGCGGACCACCGCCGCCGAGGCCGTCGCCGAGATCGCCTCCGGCAGCCGCGTGGCCATGGGCATGGCCCTGGCCGAGCCGCCCGGCCTGCTCACCGCCCTGGCCGCCCGGGCCGAAGCTGAGGACGTGGACGAGGTCCGCCTCTACTATTTCCACTCCACGCCGCACGCCGCCGCCACCGTCCTGCGCTACGACCTGCTCGACCGCATCCGGCCCCACTGTTTCTTCCTCGGTCCCGTCGAGCGGGCGCTGCTGGCCCAGGGCGAGAAGGACGGCCGCCAGACCGTCTGGTTCGTCCCCGGCGCCTTCAGCCAGGCCCCCCGCCTGATGTGCGAACCGGCCCCCATCGACACCTTCATGACCTGCGTCTCGCCGATGGACGCCCACGGCTTCTTCAGCCTCGGCCCCAGCAACGACTACGGCCGCTCGCTGGTGAAATCGGCCCGCCGCGTCGTCGTCGAGGTCAACCGCCATACGCCCAGGGTGCGCGGCGGCATGATCCATGTCAGCGAGGTCGACGCGATCGTCGAACAGGACACCCCGCTGTTCGAGAACCCGACGCGCGACGCCGCCCCGCAGGACGCCGTCATCGCCCGCCTGGTCGCCGAACTGGTCGAGGACGGCGCCTGCCTGCAGATGGGCATCGGCGCCCTGCCCGAAGCCGTCTGCGGCGCCCTCAGTGGCCACCGCGACCTCGGCATCCACACCGAACTCTTCGCCCCCGGCCTGATGAAGCTGATGCAGTGCGGCGCCGTCACCAACGCCCGCAAGGCCACCAACACCGGCCGCGCCATCTTCACCTTCGCGCTCGGCGACAAGCCCCTCTACGATTTCATCGACGACAACGCCGCCGTCGAGAGCCGCCCGGTCGACTATGTCAACGACCCGGCCGTCATCGCCCGCAACGACCGCGTCGTCTCGGTCAACGCCACCCTGCAGATCGACCTGTCGGGCGCCTGCAACAGCGAACACATGGCCGGCCGCCAGTACAGCGCCGCCGGCGGCCAGCTGGACTTCGTGCGCGGCGCCTATGGCAGCCGGGGCGGCAAGTCGATCATCGCCTGCCACTCGACGGCGAAGGACGGCGCGGTCTCCCGCATCGTCAGCCGCCTCGACGGCCCGGTCACCACCCCGCGCAACGACGTCCAGTGGGTGATCACCGAACACGGCCGCCGCGACCTCAAGGGCCTCAGCATCCAGGACCGGGCCCGCGCCATGATCGCCCTCGCCGACCCGAAATTCCGCGACGGCCTCAGCGCCGAGGCGCGTGCAGCGGGCCTGATCTAG
- a CDS encoding dicarboxylate/amino acid:cation symporter has translation MNRRFTIFIVASMVLGILAGLACNQLLAGEQLTTAVDIFNLITTLFLRLIKMIIAPLVFTTLVVGIAHMEDAAAIRGVGFKAIAWFIFASLVSLSVGLGMFHLLSHFWDLGAGLNMTSEVTTKAAVDASTFTLKDFITHLIPTSIFDALATNQILQIVVFAVFVGTAVSALDDRAPAVMALVEQGMNIMLKVTGYVMTLAPIAIFAALAAAIAKEGLDIIGTYAQFIGGFYLSLGVLWTLLFLAAMVVLGGRAVGLFRVITPPTLLAFSTASSEAAYPRTLEALEKFGLPRRVVSFVLPLGYSFNLDGSMMYCTFAVLFIAKAHGIELTVAQQISMLLLLMVTSKGMAGVPRASLVVIMATLTYFGMDEAWIALVLAVDHLLDMGRSATNVVGNSVASAVVARWEGKRGQKDPVETPDPLAG, from the coding sequence ATGAATCGCCGTTTCACCATCTTCATCGTCGCCTCCATGGTGCTGGGCATCCTGGCGGGGCTGGCCTGCAACCAGCTGCTGGCCGGCGAACAGCTGACCACCGCGGTCGACATCTTCAACCTGATCACCACCCTGTTCCTGCGGCTGATCAAGATGATCATCGCGCCCCTGGTCTTCACCACCCTGGTGGTCGGCATCGCCCATATGGAGGACGCCGCCGCCATTCGCGGGGTCGGCTTCAAGGCCATCGCCTGGTTCATCTTCGCCTCCCTGGTCTCGCTCAGCGTGGGCCTCGGCATGTTCCACCTGCTCAGCCATTTCTGGGACCTCGGCGCCGGCCTCAACATGACCAGCGAGGTGACCACCAAGGCCGCCGTCGACGCCTCGACCTTCACCCTGAAGGACTTCATCACCCACCTGATCCCGACCTCGATCTTCGACGCCCTGGCCACCAACCAGATCCTGCAGATCGTCGTCTTCGCGGTCTTCGTCGGCACCGCCGTCTCGGCCCTGGACGACCGCGCCCCGGCCGTCATGGCCCTGGTCGAGCAGGGCATGAACATCATGCTCAAGGTCACCGGCTATGTGATGACCCTGGCCCCGATCGCCATCTTCGCCGCCCTGGCCGCCGCCATCGCCAAGGAAGGCCTCGACATCATCGGCACCTATGCGCAGTTCATCGGCGGCTTCTACCTGTCGCTGGGCGTGCTCTGGACCCTGCTGTTCCTCGCCGCCATGGTGGTGCTCGGCGGCCGGGCCGTGGGCCTGTTCCGCGTCATCACCCCGCCGACCCTGCTGGCCTTCTCAACGGCCAGTTCAGAGGCCGCCTATCCGCGCACCCTGGAAGCCCTGGAAAAGTTCGGCCTGCCGCGCCGGGTAGTCAGCTTCGTGCTGCCGCTGGGCTACAGCTTCAACCTCGACGGCTCGATGATGTACTGCACCTTCGCGGTGCTGTTCATCGCCAAGGCCCACGGCATCGAGCTGACCGTCGCCCAGCAGATCAGCATGCTGCTCCTGCTCATGGTCACCTCCAAGGGCATGGCCGGCGTGCCGCGCGCCAGCCTGGTGGTCATCATGGCCACCCTCACCTACTTCGGCATGGACGAGGCCTGGATCGCCCTGGTGCTGGCCGTCGATCACCTGCTCGACATGGGCCGCTCGGCCACCAACGTCGTCGGCAACTCGGTGGCCTCGGCCGTCGTCGCCCGGTGGGAGGGCAAGCGGGGTCAGAAGGATCCGGTGGAGACACCGGACCCGTTGGCGGGATAG
- a CDS encoding crotonase/enoyl-CoA hydratase family protein, which translates to MMVHYETDGDLCVVTLDRPQARNAVDGVTAQALYDAFKRFDADEALSVAILTGANGNFCAGADLKGVAAGAGNPVHREGDLGPMGPTRLGLSKPVIAAVEGYAVAGGLELALWCDLRVAATGAIFGVFCRRFGVPLIDLGTVRLPRLIGQSRAMDLILTGRPVAAEEALSMGLANRLAPDGGALDAAKDLARQIAGFPQLCLRNDRRSALEQWGLDWEAATAFEIEVGMETLRSGEAAAGAARFSGGQGRGGTFA; encoded by the coding sequence ATGATGGTTCACTACGAGACCGACGGCGACCTCTGCGTCGTCACCCTCGACCGGCCACAGGCCCGCAACGCCGTCGATGGCGTCACGGCCCAGGCCCTGTACGACGCCTTCAAGCGCTTCGACGCCGACGAGGCCCTGAGCGTCGCCATCCTGACCGGCGCAAACGGCAATTTCTGCGCCGGGGCTGACCTCAAGGGCGTCGCGGCCGGCGCTGGCAACCCGGTCCACCGCGAAGGCGACCTCGGCCCCATGGGCCCGACCCGCCTGGGCCTCTCCAAGCCGGTGATCGCCGCCGTCGAGGGCTATGCGGTGGCCGGTGGGCTGGAGCTGGCCCTGTGGTGCGACCTGCGGGTCGCAGCGACCGGCGCCATCTTCGGCGTCTTCTGCCGCCGCTTCGGGGTGCCGCTGATCGATCTCGGCACCGTCCGCCTGCCCCGGCTGATCGGCCAGTCGCGGGCCATGGACCTGATCCTCACCGGCCGGCCGGTCGCCGCCGAGGAGGCCCTGTCGATGGGCCTGGCCAACCGCCTCGCGCCCGACGGCGGGGCGCTGGACGCGGCGAAAGACCTGGCCCGCCAGATCGCCGGCTTCCCGCAGCTCTGCCTGCGCAACGACCGCCGCTCGGCCCTCGAACAGTGGGGCCTGGACTGGGAGGCCGCCACCGCCTTCGAAATCGAGGTCGGCATGGAGACCCTGCGCTCGGGCGAGGCCGCCGCCGGCGCCGCCCGCTTCAGCGGCGGCCAGGGGCGCGGCGGGACCTTCGCCTAG
- a CDS encoding serine hydrolase, translating to MRSVLFVGLIGLVLGLAAPALAAPCDEAAAYSDQRAGVSVLVLKDGQVVCERYTAGGEPTQGWELWSGTKSFSGLIAAAAVQDGLLSLDEKVSDTVPEWRDDPRKAGATIRQLLNLTSGLSTTIGKPPVYDGAIATPFSAAPGTRFQYGAEPFQVFGAVMNRKLAAAKTGDADVLAYLHRRVLGPIGAEPSGWRRTAAGEPLMPQGASFTAREWAKVGEFVRAGGTLRGKPLVDPAAFMAQFVGSKVNPAYGVSWWLPGVGGYGPRGATSDFATHAAELPGDLVIAAGAGYQRLYVIPSCGLTIVRQAPIPEATRDETPAWSDFAFLTPILKGWC from the coding sequence ATGCGGTCTGTCCTGTTTGTCGGCCTGATCGGCCTGGTTCTGGGGCTGGCCGCCCCGGCCCTGGCCGCGCCCTGCGACGAGGCGGCGGCCTATTCCGATCAGCGGGCCGGGGTGTCGGTGCTGGTGCTCAAGGACGGGCAGGTGGTGTGCGAGCGGTATACCGCCGGCGGGGAACCCACGCAGGGCTGGGAGCTGTGGTCGGGGACCAAGAGCTTCAGCGGGCTGATCGCGGCTGCGGCGGTGCAGGACGGGCTGCTCAGTCTCGACGAGAAAGTCTCCGACACCGTTCCTGAATGGCGGGACGATCCGCGCAAGGCGGGGGCGACGATCCGCCAGCTGCTCAACCTGACCAGCGGGCTCTCCACCACCATCGGCAAGCCGCCGGTCTACGACGGGGCTATCGCCACGCCCTTTTCCGCCGCGCCGGGGACCAGGTTCCAGTACGGGGCCGAGCCGTTCCAGGTGTTCGGGGCGGTGATGAACCGCAAGCTGGCGGCGGCGAAGACCGGCGACGCCGACGTGCTGGCCTATCTGCACCGGCGAGTCCTGGGACCCATCGGGGCCGAGCCCTCCGGCTGGCGGCGGACGGCGGCGGGAGAGCCGCTGATGCCGCAGGGCGCCAGCTTCACGGCCCGGGAATGGGCCAAGGTCGGCGAGTTTGTCCGGGCCGGCGGAACGCTTCGCGGCAAGCCGCTGGTCGATCCGGCCGCCTTCATGGCGCAGTTCGTGGGCTCGAAGGTCAATCCGGCCTATGGGGTCAGTTGGTGGCTGCCCGGGGTCGGCGGCTACGGGCCGCGCGGCGCGACCAGCGACTTCGCCACCCATGCGGCCGAATTGCCGGGGGACCTGGTCATCGCCGCCGGGGCCGGATACCAGCGGCTCTACGTCATTCCCTCCTGCGGCCTGACCATCGTGCGCCAGGCGCCCATCCCGGAGGCGACGCGGGACGAGACCCCGGCCTGGAGCGATTTCGCCTTCCTCACCCCCATCCTGAAAGGCTGGTGCTAG